The Cardiocondyla obscurior isolate alpha-2009 linkage group LG22, Cobs3.1, whole genome shotgun sequence genome includes a region encoding these proteins:
- the LOC139111115 gene encoding uncharacterized protein has product MSEPAQESSNMDISSMLEVQVKEETENKGNATPATEQTPSEGTSTPAPPISQDEMNFYKLMFDNDVSSVRFRKLHCTACDAHIGSAPGQINNMHQHPVLRTLLCARCRDFYGDGTFEQGDDATDMFCRWCANGGNLYCCSYCSNTFCSKCIKRNFIPLVRKNIEEDEKWKCFVCNPSALYSARGVCWALLQHVQTVTRILIHDKTMSTEEVEEKMNLDESHCCGRKRSRKRRRQESNSEEEDEPLSNKLNWRYVPPPFKRQFIKKKYIRKKVKPSTQPANGIVKKEYVYKPPIPIRPRPPPGKESEKASSEKAVKPDSVISPSPNHSRVDPNLLKKQSALYHTLMNSPGAGTYIQTPVAAVNSSTRIIVPSQSKSQVTPYQSHQANSCPSQPASSFQQPPSSQPLQSTPNTMVSIPKPVDQHGRSVFLLPKPKESDVTLTPNIIDLDSDSDDEPRIVAQQNKLIANKGNNIDVNVSSNKVVPVALTWGINDDDGKWEEQPLREICSTIQKNTSISEMMLPHSQELDKLLSERKEKMCNLLNLNNGNTEVEVKQRIKQYRSNMRNTVFQLVNIYDRVVRQFAEWTRYRKIEMGEGDPFSINNKMSKTDVSLDMVCVNDSDNESEFEDQVIGPSGLIKDSNFIKDLFCRPSVVHRAVGDDSVHLSIDKAIQVYDTVSRDYEKCISYSVCMETNSSVKKTDDNTLDLPTASNKHFGKYEEQFIFYLQHAENNINNEITNETDSGEMSLQETVQTSSPLTSQVSQDLSLISTKRSNNSPEKDLSDNINSVTENDKNDTSIKSNEEIIVNSDTNTQNINIQLDNKLQQMESQKTHPDATDEKVVMSDNETKLKNKNANIINVELASTESEEDCTIIDD; this is encoded by the exons ATGAGTGAGCCAGCTCAAGAATCGAGCAATATGGACATTTCGAGCATGCTCGAGGTCCAAGTGAAGGAGGAGACGGAAAATAAGGGGAACG CAACACCAGCAACCGAGCAAACACCCAGCGAAGGAACCAGCACACCCGCACCACCGATTTCTCAAGACGAGATGAATTTCTATAAACTTATGTTCGACAAcg ATGTCTCATCTGTCAGATTTCGTAAACTTCATTGTACAGCCTGTGATGCTCACATTGGATCTGCTCCAggtcaaattaataatatgcaCCAACATCCTGTACTGCGTACATTATTGTGTGCAAGATGTCGTGATTTTTATGGAGATGGTACTTTTGAACAAG gtGATGATGCTACAGATATGTTCTGTAGATGGTGTGCCAATGGTGGCAATCTATACTGTTGCTCTTATTGCAGCAATACATTTTGTagtaaatgtataaaaagaaattttattcctctagtaagaaaaaatattgaagaagATGAAAAATGGAAGTGTTTTGTATGTAACCCAAGCGCTTTGTATAGTGCAAGGGGTGTATGCTGGGCTTTACTTCAGCATGTACAAACAGTAACAAG AATACTTATACATGATAAGACAATGTCTACTGAAGAAGTTGAGGAAAAAATGAATTTGGACGAATCACATTGTTGTGGGCGCAAAAGAAGTCGTAAACGACGAAGACAAGAATCCAATTCCGAAGAAGAGGACGAACCATTATCAAATAAACTTAATTGGCGATATGTACCACCACCTTTTAAAAgacagtttataaaaaaaaagtatataagaAAGAAGGTGAAACCATCTACCCAGCCTGCTAATGgtattgttaaaaaagaatacgtCTACAAACCACCAATTCCCATTAGACCGCGTCCACCACCTGGTAAAGAATCTGAGAAAGCATCCAGTGAAAAGGCAGTTAAACCTGACAGTGTCATTTCACCTTCGCCTAATCATTCGAGAGTCGACCCGAATTTGCTAAAAAAGCAGTCCGCTTTGTATCACACGCTAATGAATTCCCCAGGGGCTGGTACTTACATTCAAACACCTGTTGCTGCTGTAAATTCTTCAACTCGAATTATTGTTCCTTCACAGTCGAAATCGCAGGTAACGCCGTATCAATCTCATCAAGCAAATTCATGTCCATCACAACCAGCGAGCTCGTTTCAGCAACCGCCGTCTTCACAGCCCCTGCAATCTACGCCAAACACAATGGTATCCATACCGAAACCAGTAGATCAGCATGGAAGATCTGTATTTCTTCTTCCAAAACCAAAAGAATCAGATGTGACGTTGACTCCTAATATAATTGATCTTGATAGCGATTCGGATGATGAACCAAGGATTGTTGCccagcaaaataaattaatagccAACAAAGGTAACAATATAGACGTTAATGTTTCTTCTAATAAAGTTGTACCTGTCGCTCTCACTTGGGGAATTAACGATGACGATGGTAAATGGGAGGAGCAACCTTTGAGAGAAATTTGCAGTACTATCCAAAAGAATACTTCAATTAGTGAAATGATGTTACCACATAGTCAAGAACTCGACAAACTTTTAAgtgaaaggaaagaaaaaatgtgtaatttgCTTAACTTAAATAATGGAAACACTGAAGTGGAAGTCAAACAAAGAATTAAGCAATATCGCAGTAATATGCGTAACACAGTTTTTCAATTAGTTAACATTTATGATAGAGTAGTACGCCAATTTGCTGAATGGACAAGATatcgaaaaattgaaatgGGAGAAGGAGATCCATTTTCAATCAATAACAAAATGTCTAAAACAGATGTTTCTTTAGATATGGTTTGTGTTAACGATTCTGATAATGAATCCGAGTTTGAGGATCAGGTCATAGGGCCATCtggtttaattaaagatagtaattttattaaagatttattttgtagaCCGAGTGTTGTGCATCGTGCGGTTGGTGACGATAGTGTGCATTTGTCTATAGACAAAGCAATTCAAGTGTATGATACTGTCTCAAGGGATTACGAAAAATGTATTAGTTATTCAGTATGCATGGAAACTAATTCTAGTGTGAAAAAAACAGACGATAATACGTTAGATCTACCAACTGCATCTAACAAACATTTTGGCAAATATGaagaacaatttattttttatttgcaacatgccgaaaataatattaataacgaaattacAAATGAAACAGACTCGGGTGAAATGTCACTTCAAGAAACGGTACAAACAAGTTCACCACTTACTTCCCAAGTGTCCCAAGATTTATCTCTTATATCTACAAAACGATCAAACAATAGTCCAGAAAAAGATTTAAGTGATAACATTAATTCAGTAActgaaaatgataaaaatgatacatcaattaaaagtaacgaagaaattattgttaattccGATACTAACACACAAAACATAAATATACAGttagataataaattacaacaaATGGAATCACAAAAAACTCATCCAGATGCAACAGATGAAAAAGTGGTAATGTCAgataatgaaacaaaattgaaaaataaaaatgctaatataataaatgtagaaCTTGCTTCCACAGAAAGTGAAGAAGATTGTACTATTATCGacgattaa
- the LOC139111117 gene encoding fumarate hydratase, mitochondrial isoform X1: MMSSVLKWYLFNHGLRQLKKLSAYSSLKLYLSTSTMVNKEESKNYRLERDTFGELKVPADKYYGAQTLRALMNFPIGDTFERMPCRLIMAMGILKKAAAEANKEYNLDPKVADAISKAADDVISGKLYNEHFPLIIWQTGSGTQSNMNVNEVIANRAIEILGGELGSKKPVHPNDHVNMSQSSNDTFPTAMHIAVALEIHKVLIPGLEELHKALKEKADEWKDIIKIGRTHTQDAVPLTLGQEFSGYTTQIEYGIKRVKDTLPRLYQLALGGTAVGTGLNTRKGFSEKAVAKIAQITGLPFVPAPNKFEALAAHDAIVEVHGAFNTLAASLMKIANDIRFLGSGPRCGLGELSLPENEPGSSIMPGKVNPTQAESMTMVCCQVIGNHVAITVGGSNGHFELNVFKPVIAANTLRSARLLGDVCSSFTKNCVVGIKPNIDNINRNLNESLMLVTALNPHIGYDKAAAIAKYAHKEKLTLKESAVKHGITAEQFDQWVRPDQMLGPK, translated from the exons atgatGTCGAGCGTGTTGAAGTGGTATCTTTTTAATCATGGTTTGCGTCAACTGAAAAAATTGTCGGCTTATTCTTCACTAAAGTTGTACTTGTCCACTTCAACCATGGTCAACAAG GAGGAATCCAAAAATTACAGACTTGAAAGGGACACATTTGGAGAATTGAAAGTCCCCGCAGATAAATATTATGGGGCGCAAACTCTTCGAGCATTGATGAACTTTCCAATTGGAGATACGTTCGAACGTATGCCC tGCAGGTTGATCATGGCTATGGGTATACTAAAAAAGGCTGCTGCTGAGGCGAATAAAGAATACAATTTAGATCCTAAAGTTGCCGATGCCATTAGCAAAGCAGCAGATGATGTGATAAGTGGCAAATTGTACAATGAACATTTTCCTTTAATTATCTGGCAAACTGGTTCGGGCACGCAAAGTAATATGAACGTCAACGAG gTCATTGCCAATCGCGCGATCGAGATACTCGGTGGCGAGCTAGGTTCAAAGAAACCTGTACACCCAAACGATCATGTTAACATGTCGCAGAGTAGCAACGATACGTTCCCAACTGCAATGCACATAGCCGTGGCTTTAGAAATTCACAAAGTATTAATCCCAGGCTTGGAAGAGTTGCATAAAGcactaaaagaaaaagcagacGAATggaaagatataattaaaatcggtCGAACGCATACTCAGGACGCGGTACCGTTGACGTTGGGTCAAGAATTTTCAG GATATACTACGCAAATTGAATATGGTATTAAAAGAGTGAAAGATACACTCCCGAGATTGTATCAATTAGCTCTTGGCGGCACTGCAGTTGGAACTGGATTAAACACGCGGAAAGGCTTTTCGGAAAAGGCAGTAGCGAAAATTGCTCAAATCACTGGATTACCGTTTGTTCCCGCTCCAAATAAATTTGAAGCGTTGGCTGCACATGACGCAATTGTTGAAGTGCACGGTGCTTTTAATACATTAGCTGCATCTCTTATGAAA ATCGCAAACGATATTAGATTTCTTGGAAGCGGACCTAGATGCGGTTTGGGAGAGTTATCTCTTCCAGAAAATGAGCCCGGGAGTTCTATTATGCCTGGTAAAGTAAATCCTACGCAGGCTGAGTCAATGACTATGGTGTGCTGTCAAGTGATAGGCAATCACGTAGCAATAACCGTCGGTGGTAGTAACGGCCACTTTGAACTCAATGTCTTTAAACCAGTTATTGCTGCAAATACTTTGAGATCCGCGAGATTATTAGGCGACGTCTGCTCTTCGTTTACGAAAAATTGTGTTGTAGGCATCAAACcaaatattgataatataaaCAGAAATTTGAATGAAAGTTTGATGCTCGTTACAGCGTTGAATCCACATATTGGTTATGACAAG GCTGCTGCGATTGCGAAATATGCGCACAAGGAAAAACTTACGTTAAAAGAATCTGCAGTAAAACACGGAATAACAGCAGAACAGTTTGATCAATGGGTCAGACCTGACCAAATGCTCGGGCCgaaataa
- the LOC139111117 gene encoding fumarate hydratase, mitochondrial isoform X2, translated as MEESKNYRLERDTFGELKVPADKYYGAQTLRALMNFPIGDTFERMPCRLIMAMGILKKAAAEANKEYNLDPKVADAISKAADDVISGKLYNEHFPLIIWQTGSGTQSNMNVNEVIANRAIEILGGELGSKKPVHPNDHVNMSQSSNDTFPTAMHIAVALEIHKVLIPGLEELHKALKEKADEWKDIIKIGRTHTQDAVPLTLGQEFSGYTTQIEYGIKRVKDTLPRLYQLALGGTAVGTGLNTRKGFSEKAVAKIAQITGLPFVPAPNKFEALAAHDAIVEVHGAFNTLAASLMKIANDIRFLGSGPRCGLGELSLPENEPGSSIMPGKVNPTQAESMTMVCCQVIGNHVAITVGGSNGHFELNVFKPVIAANTLRSARLLGDVCSSFTKNCVVGIKPNIDNINRNLNESLMLVTALNPHIGYDKAAAIAKYAHKEKLTLKESAVKHGITAEQFDQWVRPDQMLGPK; from the exons ATG GAGGAATCCAAAAATTACAGACTTGAAAGGGACACATTTGGAGAATTGAAAGTCCCCGCAGATAAATATTATGGGGCGCAAACTCTTCGAGCATTGATGAACTTTCCAATTGGAGATACGTTCGAACGTATGCCC tGCAGGTTGATCATGGCTATGGGTATACTAAAAAAGGCTGCTGCTGAGGCGAATAAAGAATACAATTTAGATCCTAAAGTTGCCGATGCCATTAGCAAAGCAGCAGATGATGTGATAAGTGGCAAATTGTACAATGAACATTTTCCTTTAATTATCTGGCAAACTGGTTCGGGCACGCAAAGTAATATGAACGTCAACGAG gTCATTGCCAATCGCGCGATCGAGATACTCGGTGGCGAGCTAGGTTCAAAGAAACCTGTACACCCAAACGATCATGTTAACATGTCGCAGAGTAGCAACGATACGTTCCCAACTGCAATGCACATAGCCGTGGCTTTAGAAATTCACAAAGTATTAATCCCAGGCTTGGAAGAGTTGCATAAAGcactaaaagaaaaagcagacGAATggaaagatataattaaaatcggtCGAACGCATACTCAGGACGCGGTACCGTTGACGTTGGGTCAAGAATTTTCAG GATATACTACGCAAATTGAATATGGTATTAAAAGAGTGAAAGATACACTCCCGAGATTGTATCAATTAGCTCTTGGCGGCACTGCAGTTGGAACTGGATTAAACACGCGGAAAGGCTTTTCGGAAAAGGCAGTAGCGAAAATTGCTCAAATCACTGGATTACCGTTTGTTCCCGCTCCAAATAAATTTGAAGCGTTGGCTGCACATGACGCAATTGTTGAAGTGCACGGTGCTTTTAATACATTAGCTGCATCTCTTATGAAA ATCGCAAACGATATTAGATTTCTTGGAAGCGGACCTAGATGCGGTTTGGGAGAGTTATCTCTTCCAGAAAATGAGCCCGGGAGTTCTATTATGCCTGGTAAAGTAAATCCTACGCAGGCTGAGTCAATGACTATGGTGTGCTGTCAAGTGATAGGCAATCACGTAGCAATAACCGTCGGTGGTAGTAACGGCCACTTTGAACTCAATGTCTTTAAACCAGTTATTGCTGCAAATACTTTGAGATCCGCGAGATTATTAGGCGACGTCTGCTCTTCGTTTACGAAAAATTGTGTTGTAGGCATCAAACcaaatattgataatataaaCAGAAATTTGAATGAAAGTTTGATGCTCGTTACAGCGTTGAATCCACATATTGGTTATGACAAG GCTGCTGCGATTGCGAAATATGCGCACAAGGAAAAACTTACGTTAAAAGAATCTGCAGTAAAACACGGAATAACAGCAGAACAGTTTGATCAATGGGTCAGACCTGACCAAATGCTCGGGCCgaaataa
- the Arg gene encoding arginase-1: protein MYCYVLNLQNFYCFCIRFEISLRLKFVIPTCRIQRLWRKISISDCGSKNILLFYIIPDNFAARENLRFKMNILTKIRTLSSKLGTRHYNGKVGIIGVPFDKGQEKEGVARGPEVIRAAKLIDELKILELDVRDYGDVLYNPDNINDIKNMSHLNHVASCTSSLSEQVQQVLRDGRQALIIGGDHSLSIGSIDGHVKERQDVAVIWVDAHADLNTNKTSESGNVHGMPVALLTSELADYWPYLPGMDWQIPVLSIRNVAYIGLRSIDRYERLVIEKFGITAYGMEDIERYGIHDVIHMTLNKIDPHNTKSLHVSFDIDVLDPLEAPSTGTPVRGGLSLREAIHLMEEVHRTQRLSAIDIVEVNPQIGDERDVKKTVQAAIHIIQAALGYTRRGLKVPKDITDMPLQTFR from the exons atgtactgTTATGTACTTAatttacagaatttttattgcttttgtaTTCGATTCGAAATTTCCCTCCGTTTAAAATTTGTCATCCCAACCTGTAGAATTCAACGTTTATGGCGTAAGATTTCCATATCAGACTGCGGGTCAAAGAACATactacttttttatataataccaGATAACTTTGCAGCAAGAGAGAATTTAAGGTTCAAAATGAATATTCTAACTAAAATCCGTACACTTTCTAGTAAATTAGGCACTCGTCATTACAACGGAAAAGTTGGTATAATTGGAGTACCTTTTGACAAAGGGCag gAAAAGGAAGGAGTAGCTCGTGGACCCGAGGTGATCAGAGCAGCAAAACTGATAGATGAATTGAAAATACTAG aGCTGGATGTGCGAGATTACGGTGATGTGTTATACAATCCAGATAAtataaacgatataaaaaatatgtcacATTTGAATCATGTGGCCAGTTGTACGAGCAGTTTATCCGAACAAGTCCAGCAAGTGTTACGCGATGGCAGACAGGCGTTAATAATTGGTGGTGACCATAGCTTAAGCATCGGTTCAATCGACGGACATGTCAAG gaaaGACAGGATGTGGCAGTAATATGGGTTGATGCTCACGCAGATTTGAACACTAACAAAACCAGTGAGAGCGGTAATGTGCATGGGATGCCCGTAGCATTACTGACTTCGGAACTAGCTGATTATTGGCCGTATTTGCCAGGCATGGACTGGCAAATACCTGT cttATCCATCAGAAATGTAGCTTATATTGGTTTGAGATCCATAGATCGCTATGAAAGATTAGTAATCGAAAAGTTTGGCATTACTGCTTATGGCATGGAAGACATAGAACGCTATG GTATTCATGACGTGATACATATGACCCTCAATAAAATAGATCCTCATAACACGAAATCTCTACACGTCAGCTTCGATATCGACGTGTTAGATCCTCTTGAAGCACCTAGTACTGGAACGCCAG TGCGTGGAGGACTGTCACTTAGAGAAGCGATTCACCTAATGGAGGAGGTGCATAGAACGCAAAGACTGAGTGCTATCGACATAGTGGAAGTTAATCCGCAAATCGGCGACGAGCGAGACGTGAAGAAGACTGTGCAAGCAGCCATACACATTATTCAAGCAGCTCTGGGCTACACACGACGCGGCTTGAAAGTACCCAAAGATATCACCGACATGCCTTTACAAACGTTCCGTTAA